The following coding sequences lie in one Arabidopsis thaliana chromosome 3, partial sequence genomic window:
- a CDS encoding replication protein A1, with protein sequence MKFFHDLELINPSIIGWYVRLRVVRSFVVHLNALSKIVGLVLADEHNRIEQLLHGVTVDAMIEKEFADYDNEFIDAGDWITIMRFGVYPNSNPVRVTCHKFKICFFKDTVVRKTTVVVANPHYTLTYFSSIIDDEIDTSVLINLVGAIHDVGEVENTRRTQNIQLCVGMLGFRKTSS encoded by the exons ATGAAGTTCTTTCATGATCTTGAGTTGATAAATCCCTCCATAATCGGATGGTATGTTCGTCTCAGGGTTGTGAGGTCCTTCGTGGTTCATCTCAATGCTTTGTCTAAGATAGTCGGCTTGGTTTTGGCAGACGAGCAT aaCCGTATTGAACAATTGTTGCAT GGTGTGACGGTTGACGCTATGATCGAAAAAGAATTTGCCGACTACGATAATGAATTTATTGATGCTGGCGATTGGATAACCATCATGCGTTTTGGAGTTTATCCGAACTCGAATCCCGTTAGGGTAACATGTCATAAGTtcaagatttgtttcttcaaagacACCGTTGTTAGGAAGACAACTGTTGTGGTTGCGAATCCTCATTACACTTTGACATATTTCTCTTCGATTATCGATGATGAGATCGATACGTCGGTTCTAATCA ACTTGGTTGGGGCGATTCATGATGTAGGAGAGGTGGAGAATACTAGGCGTACACAAAACATT cAACTGTGTGTTGGAATGCTT